From Hylaeus volcanicus isolate JK05 chromosome 2, UHH_iyHylVolc1.0_haploid, whole genome shotgun sequence, the proteins below share one genomic window:
- the LOC128872451 gene encoding signal peptidase complex subunit 1, producing MNSWLQYITSIPMHMDYEGQGRAERVSRIIITLFGVVGLILGYVLQQFSQTIYMLTAGFVMAAIITLPPWPMYRRKPVEWQKPQLETTVKQKKKK from the exons atgAACTCGTGGCTGCAATATATCACCTCCATTCCGATGCATATG GACTACGAGGGCCAGGGTCGAGCAGAGAGGGTGTCAAGGATCATCATAACGCTTTTCgga GTAGTTGGATTAATATTGGGCTACGTTCTCCAACAATTTTCGCAGACAATATACATGCTTACAGCTGGATTCGTGATGGCTGCTATAATTACTCTGCCACCGTGGCCTATGTATAGACGTAAGCCCGTGGAGTGGCAGAAACCACAGTTAGAAACTACTGTtaagcagaagaagaagaagtaa